In the Deinococcus misasensis DSM 22328 genome, one interval contains:
- the pulA gene encoding pullulanase-type alpha-1,6-glucosidase produces the protein MRKLLFAFSALASLTCALAQSLPENTARIHYFRPDGNYENWGLHVWEDADVNVSWDKPLQQSGKDEFGAFFDVKLKNDAKKLGFIIHKGDDKDPGPDQFLDLTQSKEAWIISGSSKVNVSLPETGAPKVNPNAKPAPAQPANTLRINYNRPDAVYEGWGLHLWEDAAVSVEWTKPFAQTGITDYGAFWDVPLKNDAAKVGFIVHKGDDKDPGPDMLWTSSLPREIWLASGSSKIFTEKPDLSRQPVGDLSKSQAHWLTQDLLAVKPGMVKEGAKYQLHFDISAGLKLSADGVEGGRAIEVDYVGTGLSEVLAQKYPHLKGYAVLKIRERDLSKIPNILASQIAVSALGSDKKPIDATGVQTAGVLDSMYAYFGNLGATFGKTNITLKLWAPTAQEIKLFLYNNATDKQPADQLEPTFNNGVWTATIPSKWKNKFYQYRISVYHPLTGKIETSVVTDPYSVGLSLNSKMSWLIDLNDPSTQPAGWAGLKKPALDKFTDLSLYELHIRDFSAMDNTVPANQRGTYLAFTQGNADGMKHLKSLAGAGLKAIHLLPSFDIATINEYKPDQKTTPDLKAFGPADTRQQEEVTKIKDQDAFNWGYDPYHFMVPEGSYAVSASNRTKEYRQMVMALNQSGLRVIQDVVFNHTNASGIAEKSVLDKIVPGYYQRLNLDGLVETSTCCANTATENKMMEKLMIDSLVLWAKQYKIDGFRFDLMGHHMVQNMKNVRKALDALTLAKDGVDGKKIYVYGEGWDFGEVQGGKRGLNATQLNLYGNGIGTFNDRIRDALRGGSPFTDPREQGFATGLLTSPNGFGVTAGQESRLQNLQDLLKVGIAGNLRDFTFKNAAGETVKGSQVMYNGNSPAGYSANPQETINYVSAHDNETLFDAIQWKAPASADINTRVRMNNLSLSVIMLSQGIPFFHAGDDLLRSKSLDRDSYNSGDWFNHLDFTYQNNNWGVGLPPAEKNLDKWDLMRPLLENPALKAGNAQIVRARDHFQDLLKVRYSSDLFRLSSARDVQNSLAFLDTPNSVLAYTLSGAVSKTNPFSKIVVVFNASPEMQTVQTGISGLSMHPVLQKSTDAALKLVSVSGSQVNVPAFTTAVLVR, from the coding sequence CTTCGATGTCAAACTCAAAAACGATGCCAAGAAACTGGGTTTCATCATCCACAAGGGCGATGACAAAGACCCCGGTCCAGACCAGTTTCTGGACCTGACCCAGAGCAAAGAGGCATGGATCATCTCGGGCAGCAGCAAAGTCAATGTGAGTCTCCCTGAAACGGGTGCACCCAAGGTCAATCCCAACGCCAAACCTGCTCCAGCCCAACCTGCCAACACCCTGCGCATCAATTACAACCGTCCTGACGCGGTGTACGAAGGCTGGGGACTGCACCTCTGGGAAGATGCCGCGGTTTCTGTCGAGTGGACCAAACCCTTCGCACAGACCGGCATCACCGATTACGGTGCATTCTGGGATGTCCCCCTCAAGAACGATGCTGCCAAAGTCGGTTTCATTGTCCACAAGGGCGACGACAAAGATCCCGGACCGGACATGCTCTGGACCTCCAGCTTGCCCAGAGAAATCTGGCTGGCCTCTGGCAGCAGCAAGATTTTCACCGAAAAACCCGACCTGAGCCGCCAACCGGTGGGAGACCTCTCCAAGTCACAGGCCCACTGGCTCACGCAAGACCTGCTGGCCGTCAAGCCCGGCATGGTCAAAGAAGGGGCCAAATACCAGCTTCACTTCGACATCTCTGCCGGACTGAAACTGTCTGCAGACGGGGTTGAAGGTGGCCGTGCCATTGAAGTGGATTACGTGGGAACGGGCCTCAGCGAAGTGCTGGCCCAGAAATACCCCCACCTGAAAGGTTACGCGGTGCTGAAAATCCGCGAGCGCGACCTCAGCAAAATCCCCAACATTCTGGCCAGCCAGATTGCGGTGTCTGCTCTGGGCAGCGACAAGAAACCCATCGATGCCACTGGCGTCCAGACTGCTGGCGTGCTGGACAGCATGTATGCATACTTTGGCAACCTCGGGGCCACCTTTGGCAAGACCAACATCACCCTGAAGCTCTGGGCTCCCACCGCGCAGGAAATCAAACTGTTCCTGTACAACAACGCCACCGACAAGCAACCCGCCGATCAGTTGGAACCCACCTTCAACAACGGGGTGTGGACCGCCACCATTCCCAGCAAGTGGAAAAACAAGTTCTACCAGTACCGCATCAGCGTGTACCACCCCCTGACCGGCAAGATCGAAACCAGTGTGGTGACCGATCCTTACTCGGTGGGTCTGTCCCTGAACAGCAAAATGAGCTGGCTGATCGACCTGAACGACCCCTCCACCCAACCTGCTGGCTGGGCCGGTCTGAAAAAACCCGCTCTGGACAAGTTCACCGACCTGAGCCTGTACGAGCTGCACATCCGCGATTTCAGTGCCATGGACAACACTGTGCCTGCCAACCAGAGGGGCACCTATCTGGCCTTCACCCAGGGCAATGCAGACGGCATGAAGCACCTGAAATCTCTGGCGGGCGCAGGTCTGAAGGCCATCCATTTGCTGCCCAGCTTTGACATCGCCACCATCAACGAGTACAAACCCGACCAGAAAACCACCCCTGACCTGAAAGCTTTTGGTCCTGCCGACACCCGCCAGCAGGAAGAAGTCACCAAAATCAAGGATCAGGACGCTTTCAACTGGGGCTATGATCCTTACCACTTCATGGTGCCAGAGGGCTCTTATGCGGTCAGTGCTTCCAACCGCACCAAAGAGTACCGCCAGATGGTGATGGCCCTGAACCAGTCCGGTTTGCGGGTCATTCAGGATGTGGTGTTCAACCACACCAACGCTTCTGGCATTGCTGAAAAATCCGTGCTGGACAAAATTGTTCCCGGCTACTACCAGCGTTTGAATCTGGACGGTCTGGTGGAAACCTCCACCTGCTGTGCCAACACCGCCACCGAGAACAAGATGATGGAAAAACTGATGATCGACAGTCTGGTGCTGTGGGCCAAACAGTACAAGATTGACGGTTTCCGTTTTGACCTGATGGGCCACCACATGGTGCAGAACATGAAAAATGTTCGCAAGGCTCTGGACGCCCTGACCCTTGCCAAAGACGGCGTGGATGGCAAGAAGATCTACGTTTACGGTGAAGGTTGGGACTTCGGAGAGGTGCAAGGCGGCAAGCGCGGCCTGAACGCCACCCAGCTCAACCTGTACGGAAACGGCATTGGCACCTTCAATGACCGCATCCGTGATGCCCTGCGTGGCGGAAGCCCCTTCACCGACCCCAGAGAACAGGGCTTTGCCACCGGTTTGCTGACCTCCCCCAATGGTTTTGGTGTGACTGCGGGTCAGGAAAGCCGCCTGCAGAACCTGCAAGACCTGCTGAAAGTGGGCATCGCAGGGAACCTGCGTGACTTCACCTTCAAAAATGCTGCGGGCGAGACGGTCAAAGGCAGTCAGGTGATGTACAACGGCAACAGTCCTGCTGGGTACTCTGCCAACCCTCAGGAAACCATCAATTACGTCAGTGCCCACGACAACGAAACCCTGTTCGATGCCATCCAGTGGAAAGCCCCTGCCAGCGCAGACATCAACACCCGGGTCCGCATGAACAACCTGTCCCTCAGCGTGATCATGCTGTCTCAGGGCATCCCCTTCTTCCATGCCGGCGATGACCTGCTGCGCAGCAAATCGCTGGACCGGGACAGCTACAACTCTGGAGACTGGTTCAACCATCTGGACTTCACCTACCAGAACAACAACTGGGGTGTGGGCCTTCCCCCTGCCGAGAAGAACCTCGACAAGTGGGACCTGATGCGTCCTCTGCTGGAAAACCCCGCCCTGAAAGCCGGGAATGCCCAGATCGTGCGTGCCCGCGACCACTTCCAGGACCTGCTGAAAGTGCGTTACAGCTCTGACCTGTTCAGGCTCTCCTCTGCCCGAGACGTGCAAAACAGCCTGGCTTTCCTGGACACCCCCAACAGCGTGCTGGCCTACACCCTTTCTGGTGCGGTCAGCAAAACCAATCCTTTCAGCAAGATTGTGGTGGTGTTCAACGCCAGCCCTGAAATGCAAACCGTCCAGACGGGCATCTCTGGTCTGAGCATGCACCCTGTGCTGCAAAAAAGCACCGATGCTGCCCTGAAGCTGGTCAGCGTGAGTGGCAGTCAGGTGAATGTGCCAGCCTTCACCACCGCAGTGCTGGTTCGCTGA